The Camelus ferus isolate YT-003-E chromosome 32, BCGSAC_Cfer_1.0, whole genome shotgun sequence genome window below encodes:
- the PEBP1 gene encoding phosphatidylethanolamine-binding protein 1 produces the protein MLRICSFPALLWLSLLSALLSPAMPVDLSKWSGPLSLQEVDERPQHPLLVKYGGVEVDELGKVLTPTQVKNRPTSIAWDGLDADKLYTLVLTDPDAPSRKDPKYREWHHFLVVNMKGNNISSGTVLSDYVGSGPPKGTGLHRYVWLVYEQNSPLKCDEPILSNRSGDHRGKFKVASFRRKYGLGAPVAGTCYQAEWDDYVPKLYEQLSGK, from the exons ATGTTGCGGATTTgctccttccctgctctccttTGGCTTTCCCTGCTGTCTGCCCTGCTCAGCCCCGCGATGCCGGTGGATCTCAGCAAGTGGTCCGGGCCCCTGAGCCTGCAGGAAGTGGATGAGCGGCCGCAGCACCCGCTGCTGGTTAAATACGGCGGGGTGGAGGTCGATGAGCTGGGCAAAGTGCTGACACCCACCCAG GTTAAGAACCGGCCCACCAGCATTGCATGGGATGGCCTTGATGCAGATAAACTCTACACCTTGGTCTTGACAGACCCGGATGCTCCCAGCAGGAAGGACCCCAAATACAG GGAGTGGCACCATTTCCTGGTGGTCAACATGAAGGGCAACAACATCAGCAGTGGCACAGTCCTCTCTGATTATGTGGGCTCTGGGCCTCCCAAGGGCACAG gtCTTCACCGCTACGTCTGGCTGGTTTACGAGCAGAACAGTCCACTGAAGTGTGACGAGCCCATCCTCAGCAACCGGTCTGGAGACCACCGCGGCAAATTCAAGGTGGCGTCTTTCCGCAGAAAGTACGGGCTGGGGGCCCCGGTGGCCGGCACGTGTTACCAGGCGGAATGGGACGACTATGTGCCCAAACTCTACGAGCAGCTGTCTGGGAAGTAG